Proteins encoded in a region of the Homo sapiens chromosome 20, GRCh38.p14 Primary Assembly genome:
- the PIGT gene encoding GPI-anchor transamidase component PIGT isoform 4 precursor (isoform 4 precursor is encoded by transcript variant 4), whose product MAAAMPLALLVLLLLGPGGWCLAEPPRDSLREELVITPLPSGDVAATFQFRTRWDSELQREGDTDHYFLRYAVLPREVVCTENLTPWKKLLPCSSKAGLSVLLKADRLFHTSYHSQAVHIRPVCRNARCTSISWELRQTLSVVFDAFITGQGKKDWSLFRMFSRTLTEPCPLASESRVYVDITTYNQDNETLEVHPPPTTTYQDVILGTRKTYAIYDLLDTAMINNSRNLNIQLKWKRPPENEAPPVPFLHAQRYVSGYGLQKGELSTLLYNTHPYRAFPVLLLDTVPWYLRLYVHTLTITSKGKENKPSYIHYQPAQDRLQPHLLEMLIQLPANSVTKVSIQFERALLKWTEYTPDPNHGFYVSPSVLSALVPSMVAAKPVDWEESPLFNSLFPVSDGSNYFVRLYTEPLLVNLPTPDFSMPYNVICLTCTVVAVCYGSFYNLLTRTFHIEEPRTGGLAKRLANLIRRARGVPPL is encoded by the exons ATGGCGGCGGCTATGCCGCTTGCTCTGCTCGTCCTGTTGCTCCTGGGGCCCGGCGGCTGGTGCCTTGCAGAACCCCCACGCGACAGCCTGCGGGAGGAACTTGTCATCACCCCGCTGCCTTCCGGGGACGTAGCCGCCACATTCCAGTTCCGCACGCGCTGGGATTCGGAGCTTCAGCGGGAAGGAG ACACTGACCACTACTTTCTGCGCTATGCTGTGCTGCCGCGGGAGGTGGTCTGCACCGAAAACCTCACCCCCTGGAAGAAGCTCTTGCCCTGTAGTTCCAAG GCAGGCCTCTCTGTGCTGCTGAAGGCAGATCGCTTGTTCCACACCAGCTACCACTCCCAGGCAGTGCATATCCGCCCTGTTTGCAGA AATGCACGCTGTACTAGCATCTCCTGGGAGCTGAGGCAGACCCTGTCAGTTGTATTTGATGCCTTCATCACGGGGCAGGGAAAGAAAG ACTGGTCCCTCTTCCGGATGTTCTCCCGAACCCTCACGGAGCCCTGCCCCCTGGCTTCAGAGAGCCGAGTCTATGTGGACATCACCACCTACAACCAG GACAACGAGACATTAGAGGTGCACCCACCCCCGACCACTACATATCAGGACGTCATCCTAGGCACTCGGAAGACCTATGCCATCTATGACTTGCTTGACACCGCCATGATCAACAACTCTCGAAACCTCAACATCCAGCTCAAGTGGAAGAGACCCCCAGAGAATG AGGCCCCCCCAGTGCCCTTCCTGCATGCCCAGCGGTACGTGAGTGGCTATGGGCTGCAGAAGGGGGAGCTGAGCACACTGCTGTACAACACCCACCCATACCGGGCCTTCCCGGTGCTGCTGCTGGACACCGTACCCTGGTATCTGCGGCTGTATGTGCACACCCTCACCATCACCTCCAAGGGCAAGGAGAACAAACCAA GTTACATCCACTACCAGCCTGCCCAGGACCGGCTGCAACCCCACCTCCTGGAGATGCTGATTCAGCTGCCGGCCAACTCAGTCACCAAGGTTTCCATCCAGTTTGAGCGGGCGCTGCTGAAGTGGACCGAGTACACGCCAGATCCTAACCATGGCTTCTATGTCAG CCCATCTGTCCTCAGCGCCCTTGTGCCCAGCATGGTAGCAGCCAAGCCAGTGGACTGGGAAGAGAGTCCCCTCTTCAACAGCCT GTTCCCAGTCTCTGATGGCTCTAACTACTTTGTGCGGCTCTACACGGAGCCGCTGCTGGTGAACCTGCCGACACCGGACTTCAGCATGCCCTACAACGTGATCTGCCTCACGTGCACTGTGGTGGCCGTGTGCTATGGCTCCTTCTACAATCTCCTCACCCGAACCTTCCACATCGAGGAGCCCCGCACAGGTGGCCTGGCCAAGCGGCTGGCCAACCTTATCCGGCGCGCCCGAGGTGTCCCCCCACTCTGA
- the PIGT gene encoding GPI-anchor transamidase component PIGT isoform 3 precursor (isoform 3 precursor is encoded by transcript variant 3), with protein sequence MAAAMPLALLVLLLLGPGGWCLAEPPRDSLREELVITPLPSGDVAATFQFRTRWDSELQREGVSHYRLFPKALGQLISKYSLRELHLSFTQGFWRTRYWGPPFLQAPSGAELWVWFQDTVTDVDKSWKELSNVLSGIFCASLNFIDSTNTVTPTASFKPLGLANDTDHYFLRYAVLPREVVCTENLTPWKKLLPCSSKAGLSVLLKADRLFHTSYHSQAVHIRPVCRNARCTSISWELRQTLSVVFDAFITGQGKKDWSLFRMFSRTLTEPCPLASESRVYVDITTYNQDNETLEVHPPPTTTYQDVILGTRKTYAIYDLLDTAMINNSRNLNIQLKWKRPPENGYIHYQPAQDRLQPHLLEMLIQLPANSVTKVSIQFERALLKWTEYTPDPNHGFYVSPSVLSALVPSMVAAKPVDWEESPLFNSLFPVSDGSNYFVRLYTEPLLVNLPTPDFSMPYNVICLTCTVVAVCYGSFYNLLTRTFHIEEPRTGGLAKRLANLIRRARGVPPL encoded by the exons ATGGCGGCGGCTATGCCGCTTGCTCTGCTCGTCCTGTTGCTCCTGGGGCCCGGCGGCTGGTGCCTTGCAGAACCCCCACGCGACAGCCTGCGGGAGGAACTTGTCATCACCCCGCTGCCTTCCGGGGACGTAGCCGCCACATTCCAGTTCCGCACGCGCTGGGATTCGGAGCTTCAGCGGGAAGGAG TGTCCCATTACAGGCTCTTTCCCAAAGCCCTGGGGCAGCTGATCTCCAAGTATTCTCTACGGGAGCTGCACCTGTCATTCACACAAGGCTTTTGGAGGACCCGATACTGGGGGCCACCCTTCCTGCAGGCCCCATCAGGTGCAGAGCTGTGGGTCTGGTTCCAAGACACTGTCACTGA TGTGGATAAATCTTGGAAGGAGCTCAGTAATGTCCTCTCAGGGATCTTCTGCGCCTCTCTCAACTTCATCGACTCCACCAACACAGTCACTCCCACTGCCTCCTTCAAACCCCTGGGTCTGGCCAATG ACACTGACCACTACTTTCTGCGCTATGCTGTGCTGCCGCGGGAGGTGGTCTGCACCGAAAACCTCACCCCCTGGAAGAAGCTCTTGCCCTGTAGTTCCAAG GCAGGCCTCTCTGTGCTGCTGAAGGCAGATCGCTTGTTCCACACCAGCTACCACTCCCAGGCAGTGCATATCCGCCCTGTTTGCAGA AATGCACGCTGTACTAGCATCTCCTGGGAGCTGAGGCAGACCCTGTCAGTTGTATTTGATGCCTTCATCACGGGGCAGGGAAAGAAAG ACTGGTCCCTCTTCCGGATGTTCTCCCGAACCCTCACGGAGCCCTGCCCCCTGGCTTCAGAGAGCCGAGTCTATGTGGACATCACCACCTACAACCAG GACAACGAGACATTAGAGGTGCACCCACCCCCGACCACTACATATCAGGACGTCATCCTAGGCACTCGGAAGACCTATGCCATCTATGACTTGCTTGACACCGCCATGATCAACAACTCTCGAAACCTCAACATCCAGCTCAAGTGGAAGAGACCCCCAGAGAATG GTTACATCCACTACCAGCCTGCCCAGGACCGGCTGCAACCCCACCTCCTGGAGATGCTGATTCAGCTGCCGGCCAACTCAGTCACCAAGGTTTCCATCCAGTTTGAGCGGGCGCTGCTGAAGTGGACCGAGTACACGCCAGATCCTAACCATGGCTTCTATGTCAG CCCATCTGTCCTCAGCGCCCTTGTGCCCAGCATGGTAGCAGCCAAGCCAGTGGACTGGGAAGAGAGTCCCCTCTTCAACAGCCT GTTCCCAGTCTCTGATGGCTCTAACTACTTTGTGCGGCTCTACACGGAGCCGCTGCTGGTGAACCTGCCGACACCGGACTTCAGCATGCCCTACAACGTGATCTGCCTCACGTGCACTGTGGTGGCCGTGTGCTATGGCTCCTTCTACAATCTCCTCACCCGAACCTTCCACATCGAGGAGCCCCGCACAGGTGGCCTGGCCAAGCGGCTGGCCAACCTTATCCGGCGCGCCCGAGGTGTCCCCCCACTCTGA
- the PIGT gene encoding GPI-anchor transamidase component PIGT isoform 1 precursor (isoform 1 precursor is encoded by transcript variant 1) has protein sequence MAAAMPLALLVLLLLGPGGWCLAEPPRDSLREELVITPLPSGDVAATFQFRTRWDSELQREGVSHYRLFPKALGQLISKYSLRELHLSFTQGFWRTRYWGPPFLQAPSGAELWVWFQDTVTDVDKSWKELSNVLSGIFCASLNFIDSTNTVTPTASFKPLGLANDTDHYFLRYAVLPREVVCTENLTPWKKLLPCSSKAGLSVLLKADRLFHTSYHSQAVHIRPVCRNARCTSISWELRQTLSVVFDAFITGQGKKDWSLFRMFSRTLTEPCPLASESRVYVDITTYNQDNETLEVHPPPTTTYQDVILGTRKTYAIYDLLDTAMINNSRNLNIQLKWKRPPENEAPPVPFLHAQRYVSGYGLQKGELSTLLYNTHPYRAFPVLLLDTVPWYLRLYVHTLTITSKGKENKPSYIHYQPAQDRLQPHLLEMLIQLPANSVTKVSIQFERALLKWTEYTPDPNHGFYVSPSVLSALVPSMVAAKPVDWEESPLFNSLFPVSDGSNYFVRLYTEPLLVNLPTPDFSMPYNVICLTCTVVAVCYGSFYNLLTRTFHIEEPRTGGLAKRLANLIRRARGVPPL, from the exons ATGGCGGCGGCTATGCCGCTTGCTCTGCTCGTCCTGTTGCTCCTGGGGCCCGGCGGCTGGTGCCTTGCAGAACCCCCACGCGACAGCCTGCGGGAGGAACTTGTCATCACCCCGCTGCCTTCCGGGGACGTAGCCGCCACATTCCAGTTCCGCACGCGCTGGGATTCGGAGCTTCAGCGGGAAGGAG TGTCCCATTACAGGCTCTTTCCCAAAGCCCTGGGGCAGCTGATCTCCAAGTATTCTCTACGGGAGCTGCACCTGTCATTCACACAAGGCTTTTGGAGGACCCGATACTGGGGGCCACCCTTCCTGCAGGCCCCATCAGGTGCAGAGCTGTGGGTCTGGTTCCAAGACACTGTCACTGA TGTGGATAAATCTTGGAAGGAGCTCAGTAATGTCCTCTCAGGGATCTTCTGCGCCTCTCTCAACTTCATCGACTCCACCAACACAGTCACTCCCACTGCCTCCTTCAAACCCCTGGGTCTGGCCAATG ACACTGACCACTACTTTCTGCGCTATGCTGTGCTGCCGCGGGAGGTGGTCTGCACCGAAAACCTCACCCCCTGGAAGAAGCTCTTGCCCTGTAGTTCCAAG GCAGGCCTCTCTGTGCTGCTGAAGGCAGATCGCTTGTTCCACACCAGCTACCACTCCCAGGCAGTGCATATCCGCCCTGTTTGCAGA AATGCACGCTGTACTAGCATCTCCTGGGAGCTGAGGCAGACCCTGTCAGTTGTATTTGATGCCTTCATCACGGGGCAGGGAAAGAAAG ACTGGTCCCTCTTCCGGATGTTCTCCCGAACCCTCACGGAGCCCTGCCCCCTGGCTTCAGAGAGCCGAGTCTATGTGGACATCACCACCTACAACCAG GACAACGAGACATTAGAGGTGCACCCACCCCCGACCACTACATATCAGGACGTCATCCTAGGCACTCGGAAGACCTATGCCATCTATGACTTGCTTGACACCGCCATGATCAACAACTCTCGAAACCTCAACATCCAGCTCAAGTGGAAGAGACCCCCAGAGAATG AGGCCCCCCCAGTGCCCTTCCTGCATGCCCAGCGGTACGTGAGTGGCTATGGGCTGCAGAAGGGGGAGCTGAGCACACTGCTGTACAACACCCACCCATACCGGGCCTTCCCGGTGCTGCTGCTGGACACCGTACCCTGGTATCTGCGGCTGTATGTGCACACCCTCACCATCACCTCCAAGGGCAAGGAGAACAAACCAA GTTACATCCACTACCAGCCTGCCCAGGACCGGCTGCAACCCCACCTCCTGGAGATGCTGATTCAGCTGCCGGCCAACTCAGTCACCAAGGTTTCCATCCAGTTTGAGCGGGCGCTGCTGAAGTGGACCGAGTACACGCCAGATCCTAACCATGGCTTCTATGTCAG CCCATCTGTCCTCAGCGCCCTTGTGCCCAGCATGGTAGCAGCCAAGCCAGTGGACTGGGAAGAGAGTCCCCTCTTCAACAGCCT GTTCCCAGTCTCTGATGGCTCTAACTACTTTGTGCGGCTCTACACGGAGCCGCTGCTGGTGAACCTGCCGACACCGGACTTCAGCATGCCCTACAACGTGATCTGCCTCACGTGCACTGTGGTGGCCGTGTGCTATGGCTCCTTCTACAATCTCCTCACCCGAACCTTCCACATCGAGGAGCCCCGCACAGGTGGCCTGGCCAAGCGGCTGGCCAACCTTATCCGGCGCGCCCGAGGTGTCCCCCCACTCTGA
- the PIGT gene encoding GPI-anchor transamidase component PIGT isoform 2 precursor (isoform 2 precursor is encoded by transcript variant 2), whose translation MAAAMPLALLVLLLLGPGGWCLAEPPRDSLREELVITPLPSGDVAATFQFRTRWDSELQREGVSHYRLFPKALGQLISKYSLRELHLSFTQGFWRTRYWGPPFLQAPSDTDHYFLRYAVLPREVVCTENLTPWKKLLPCSSKAGLSVLLKADRLFHTSYHSQAVHIRPVCRNARCTSISWELRQTLSVVFDAFITGQGKKDWSLFRMFSRTLTEPCPLASESRVYVDITTYNQDNETLEVHPPPTTTYQDVILGTRKTYAIYDLLDTAMINNSRNLNIQLKWKRPPENEAPPVPFLHAQRYVSGYGLQKGELSTLLYNTHPYRAFPVLLLDTVPWYLRLYVHTLTITSKGKENKPSYIHYQPAQDRLQPHLLEMLIQLPANSVTKVSIQFERALLKWTEYTPDPNHGFYVSPSVLSALVPSMVAAKPVDWEESPLFNSLFPVSDGSNYFVRLYTEPLLVNLPTPDFSMPYNVICLTCTVVAVCYGSFYNLLTRTFHIEEPRTGGLAKRLANLIRRARGVPPL comes from the exons ATGGCGGCGGCTATGCCGCTTGCTCTGCTCGTCCTGTTGCTCCTGGGGCCCGGCGGCTGGTGCCTTGCAGAACCCCCACGCGACAGCCTGCGGGAGGAACTTGTCATCACCCCGCTGCCTTCCGGGGACGTAGCCGCCACATTCCAGTTCCGCACGCGCTGGGATTCGGAGCTTCAGCGGGAAGGAG TGTCCCATTACAGGCTCTTTCCCAAAGCCCTGGGGCAGCTGATCTCCAAGTATTCTCTACGGGAGCTGCACCTGTCATTCACACAAGGCTTTTGGAGGACCCGATACTGGGGGCCACCCTTCCTGCAGGCCCCATCAG ACACTGACCACTACTTTCTGCGCTATGCTGTGCTGCCGCGGGAGGTGGTCTGCACCGAAAACCTCACCCCCTGGAAGAAGCTCTTGCCCTGTAGTTCCAAG GCAGGCCTCTCTGTGCTGCTGAAGGCAGATCGCTTGTTCCACACCAGCTACCACTCCCAGGCAGTGCATATCCGCCCTGTTTGCAGA AATGCACGCTGTACTAGCATCTCCTGGGAGCTGAGGCAGACCCTGTCAGTTGTATTTGATGCCTTCATCACGGGGCAGGGAAAGAAAG ACTGGTCCCTCTTCCGGATGTTCTCCCGAACCCTCACGGAGCCCTGCCCCCTGGCTTCAGAGAGCCGAGTCTATGTGGACATCACCACCTACAACCAG GACAACGAGACATTAGAGGTGCACCCACCCCCGACCACTACATATCAGGACGTCATCCTAGGCACTCGGAAGACCTATGCCATCTATGACTTGCTTGACACCGCCATGATCAACAACTCTCGAAACCTCAACATCCAGCTCAAGTGGAAGAGACCCCCAGAGAATG AGGCCCCCCCAGTGCCCTTCCTGCATGCCCAGCGGTACGTGAGTGGCTATGGGCTGCAGAAGGGGGAGCTGAGCACACTGCTGTACAACACCCACCCATACCGGGCCTTCCCGGTGCTGCTGCTGGACACCGTACCCTGGTATCTGCGGCTGTATGTGCACACCCTCACCATCACCTCCAAGGGCAAGGAGAACAAACCAA GTTACATCCACTACCAGCCTGCCCAGGACCGGCTGCAACCCCACCTCCTGGAGATGCTGATTCAGCTGCCGGCCAACTCAGTCACCAAGGTTTCCATCCAGTTTGAGCGGGCGCTGCTGAAGTGGACCGAGTACACGCCAGATCCTAACCATGGCTTCTATGTCAG CCCATCTGTCCTCAGCGCCCTTGTGCCCAGCATGGTAGCAGCCAAGCCAGTGGACTGGGAAGAGAGTCCCCTCTTCAACAGCCT GTTCCCAGTCTCTGATGGCTCTAACTACTTTGTGCGGCTCTACACGGAGCCGCTGCTGGTGAACCTGCCGACACCGGACTTCAGCATGCCCTACAACGTGATCTGCCTCACGTGCACTGTGGTGGCCGTGTGCTATGGCTCCTTCTACAATCTCCTCACCCGAACCTTCCACATCGAGGAGCCCCGCACAGGTGGCCTGGCCAAGCGGCTGGCCAACCTTATCCGGCGCGCCCGAGGTGTCCCCCCACTCTGA